TCTTTGTGTTGGATCTTTTCTTTCTGCATCATTTCACCTCCTTCTTCTTCATCCGTTCAAGGTGGGCGTCCAGTCTGCTGAAGCTCTCTTGCATGTTCTGCTTGTATGGTCTAAGCCAGGCGTCTAGCACCCGGAAAGGTTCTGGGCGGAGGGAGTAGAGGCGTTTGGGGCCCTCCGGGTGGACCTGGACGAAGCCGGCGTCTTGGAGTATGTGCAGGTGGCGGGAGACGCCCGATTGGTCGATGCCGACTTTTTCAACGATATCGTTTACCGCGTGTTCGCCACTCCGGAGAACCTCGACGATACGCCGGCGCGTAGGGTCGGCAAGTATCTCGAACACAGCGGTATGCATGATAGTACATATGCACAACGATGCATATAAAGCTACGGGGCGGCCCAGTCAGAAGCGACCTGACCAAAACAGGTGAATCCCCGCGCTAGTATGTTTCGGGAGACTTGGCGATAGGCAGCTGCCGGTATTGTTTGATCATTTCTTCAAAGCTTGGGAATGGTTTGGATGAAGCGAATTTTTCTCTTATGTGATGTTTGAGCCCGTATCTCAGAA
This window of the Candidatus Bathyarchaeia archaeon genome carries:
- a CDS encoding metalloregulator ArsR/SmtB family transcription factor, which translates into the protein MHTAVFEILADPTRRRIVEVLRSGEHAVNDIVEKVGIDQSGVSRHLHILQDAGFVQVHPEGPKRLYSLRPEPFRVLDAWLRPYKQNMQESFSRLDAHLERMKKKEVK